ATATTCCCGCATTACAAAAAGAAAGATTTGTAGATAATATTGAAAATTACCGTGGAGCAGTACAAAATGAACTAGAACGAAAAAGATTTCCCGGAAAACCTGTTGTAAACTATACAACCAGCTGGGAAGAAGTTGCTAAAACCATTTATAAAAATGATAGTTTTGGAAGAGAACTAAAAGAAAGGAACTATTTCGATGAAGATCTTAAAGCAGTATTGCAAAACACAAATTCGCAGTCTGAGAAACTGAATGCAGTTTTTAATTTTGTTCAAAACAGAATGAACTGGAATAAAGAACGCGGGTATTATGTTGATAAAGGAGTTAAAAAAGCATATCAGGCTCAGACAGGAAATACAGCCGAAATTAATTTTATTCTGATCGCAATGCTTAAAGCTGCCGGGATTACTGTGCATCCGGTCTTGGTAAGTACAGTCGAAAACGGAATTCCGGTGTTTCCAAACCGGACCGTTTTTAATTACGTTATTGCAGGTGCCCAAATAGAAGGCAAAAAAATCCTGCTTGATGCCGCCAGTAAGTTTACAACCCCTGGCATTCTGCCGTTAAATCTATTGAACTGGAAAGGCAGACTTATTAAAGAAGACGGCTCTTCTGAAGAAATTGAAATGACCACTGCCGCACCTTCCAAAGAAATTCACACCTTGATGGTAACGGTTAATCCGCAGCAAAAGATAGAAGGAAGCGTCAAAGTAAGAAGAACAGATTATGCAGCGCTTTCTTTTAGAGAAAAAAATGTTGGTAATGAGGATTCTTATCTTGAAAAACTGGAAAACGATTTAAATAAAATTGAAATAAGCGATTACAAAGTCGAAAATAAGAACGAAGATTTGTCGAAGTCCGTTCTGGAGAGTTTTGAGTTTAAATCTGATAATTCATATGATATAATTGGAAACAAAATATATTTAAAACCGATACTTTTTTATACAGACCGTCATAATCCTTTTAAACAGGAAGAGAGACAAATGGCTATTTATTTTGGATATCCGCTCCATAGGTCTTACAATGTGTTTTTTGATCTGCCAAAGGATTATGAGGTAGAATCGCTGCCAAAAGCAATAAAGATCAGTACCGAAAACAAAGGGACTTCATACACAATGAATATGGCGGCTTTAGAAAAAAGAATACAAATCATGGTAACGGTTGAGATTAACAATCCTATTTTTGCAGCAAGCGAATATGATATGCTGAAAGAATTCTTTCAGAAAATTATAGAAAGCCAAAATGAAAAAATAGTACTTAAAAGAATATAATCATGGATTTGAAAAATGCACAGCTTGACGTTGACACCTGGATAAAAGAACACGGAGTTCGTTATTTTAACGAATTAACCAATATGGCACAGCTTACAGAAGAAGTAGGCGAAGTGGCCCGAATCATTGCGCGTCGTTATGGAGAACAATCTGAAAAAGAAAGCGATAAAAACAAAGATTTAGGAGAAGAATTAGCCGATGTGGTTTTTGTGGTTTTATGTCTGGCCAACCAAACCGGAATTGATTTACAAGCCGCTTTTGATAAAAAAATGGACTTAAAATCGGTTAGAGATAAAGATCGTCACAAAAACAACGATAAATTGAAATAATTGTGAAATTTTAGTGTGAATTTTGATTTACGAGCGAGGAGTGGTAAATTGCGTGCCTCGATTATGTCAGTCATAATCTGCAACTCATAACTACTATCATGAATTTAAAATTAAGCACGAATTCAATATTCACAATTGATGATTCGCAACTAAATATCACCGGTTCAAAAAGCGAAACGAACCGTTTATTGTTACTGAAAGCTTTGTTTCCAAATATTACTTTAGCCAATACTTCAAACTCAGACGACAGCGAAGTAATGCAGAAAGCCTTAATTGGAAATGATGAAATCGTCGATATCCATCACGCCGGAACTGCCATGCGATTCTTAACGGCTTATTTTGCTGTAAACGAAGGCAGAGAAGTGGTAATGACCGGATCAAGCAGAATGCAGGAACGCCCTATAAAAATTCTGGTTGAAGCTTTGTCTCAGTTAGGCGTCGAGATCTCTTATGAAAAAGAAGCAGGTTATCCGCCAATCAGAATCAAAGGAAAAAAAGTTACGGCTTCAAAAGTAAAATTAGCGGCAGATGTCAGCAGTCAGTATATTTCGGCACTTTTATTAGTAGCATCAAAACTTGAAAATGGTTTAGAACTGACATTGGAAGGAGAGGTTACTTCGATTCCGTATATCAAAATGACATTGGCTTTACTGAACGATTTAGATATTCAGACCAGTTTTGAAGGAAACGTAATTAAAGTCTATCCAAAAGAAGCAGTGCAATCAAAAGAAATGGTGGTTGAATCTGACTGGAGCTCGGCTTCGTATTTCTTCAGCCTTGCGGCTTTGTCTGATGCTGCAAAAATTACACTGAGCAGTTACAAAGAAAACAGCCTGCAGGGAGATTCAGAATTAGTTTCTCTTTATGAAAAAATGGGAGTAAAAACGACTTTCCAAAACAACAAAATGACTTTGGAGAAAGTGGCAGGATTTAAATATGAAGACGTAAATTTCGATTTGAACAACACGCCGGATATTGCTCAGACAATCGTGGTAACTTGCTTAGGTTTGGGAATCGGATGTCATTTAACAGGTCTTCATACTTTAAAAATTAAGGAAACGGACCGTTTAGAAGCATTAAAAACGGAACTTACAAAACTAGGAGCCAATATTTCGGTAACAAACGAAAGCTTAACTTTAGTACGTTCTGAAAATATTAATCCTGATGTAAAAATCGGAACTTATAATGACCACCGTATGGCAATGGCTTTTGCACCATTAGCTATCAAAGTGCCAATTATTATAGAAGATGCCGGAGTAGTTTCAAAATCATACCCGGATTTCTGGAACGATCTAAAAGCTTTAAATTTTCAAATTTCAGAATTGTAAAAAATTAGAACAGCCACGAATTCACGAATTATTTTTTAAAGATTAATTAGTGATTTACAGCGAAAAGCATAGCCTCTGGTTTCAACCAGAGGTTTTTTTATGGGTAAAGTTTAACTATAATCGCAAAAGTTTGTCAATTCGACGAAGAGAAATCTTATACTGGATTCCGCCAAAAGAATCATCTCTCTAATGTAAAGTCTCTATTGTGATTTCTCATTCGTTGAAATACAATAATTTAGATGGATCGTTTTTTATATATGAAAAAAAACATTTTTAGTGACTCTCAAAACACCAGAAAATCAAGGACTTTTGAAAATAAACGTCAAAACACTTGACAACGCCTGTCTCACAATCGTATATTTGCATCCGATTTAAAATTTTGGATACATAAATCTAAGATTGATATTTTAAAATCTAACTTCAAATATGAAATTATCACACTTCAATTTCAATTTACCGAAAGAACTTTTGGCTGAATTTCCGGCAGAAAACAGAGACGAATCTCGTTTAATGGTAATTGACCGTAAAAAAAACACTATCGAACATAAAATGTTTAAAGATGTTATCAACTATTTTGATGACGGAGACGTTTTAATTCTTAACAATACAAAAGTTTTTCCTGCACGTTTGTACGGAAACAAAGAAAAAACAGGAGCAAGAATTGAAGTTTTCTTATTAAGAGAATTAAATTCTGAGCAGCGTTTATGGGACGTTTTGGTTGATCCGGCCAGAAAAATCCGTATTGGTAATAAACTTTATTTTGGTGATGATGATTCATTAGTTGCTGAGGTAATCGACAATACCACTTCTCGCGGGAGAACGTTACGTTTCTTATACGACGGGTCATACGAGGAATTCAGAAACAAACTGACAGAACTTGGAGAAACTCCAATTCCTAAATACATCAACAGAGATGTTACTCCGGAAGATGCTGAAAGATACCAGACTATCTACGCAAAAGAAGAAGGAGCTGTAGCAGCACCAACTGCCGGTTTACACTTTTCAAAACACCTTTTGAAAAAATTAGAAATCAAAGGGGTGAACTTTGCTGAGGTAACACTTCATGTAGGTTTAGGAACTTTTAACCCGGTTGAGGTTGAAGATTTGTCTAAACACAAAATGGATTCTGAGGAATTGATCATTACGCAAAAAGCATGTGATATTGTAAACGAAGGAAAAGCAAAGAAAAAACGTATCTGTGCTGTAGGAACAACCTCTATGCGTGCAATCGAAAGTTCTGTTTCTTCTGCTAATACTTTAAATCCTTACGAAGGATGGACAAATAAATTTATTTTTCCTCCTCACGATTTCAGTATTGCAAACTGTATGATTACAAACTTCCACACGCCAAAATCAACATTATTAATGATGATTTCTGCTTTCTGTGGACATGATTTAATGAAAAAAGCATACGAAGAAGCAATCAAAGAAGGATACAAATTTTATTCTTACGGAGACGCGATGTTAATTCTATAATTGGAATTAATTTTCAAAATATGAACCCGACAGTTTTTTAGTAGCTGTCGGGTTTTTTGGTTTTAGAATGGTTTCAGGTTTGAAGTTTCAGGTTTGAAGTTTCAGGTTTCAAGTTTCAGGTTTGAAGTTTCAAGTTTGAAGTTTCAAGTTTGAAGTTTCAAGTTTGAAGTTTCAGGTTTGAAGTTTCAAGTTTGAAGTTTCAGATTTCAGGTTTAAAGTTTTATGTTCTGTGTGAAATTTTTTTGGTGCAAATTTCGCAAGTTTTTTTTGCTCAGTTTATGTTTGCTAAATGTAAAAGAACGCAAAGCTTTGTGGTAAATCACACACAGAATATCAACATGAAACTTTAAACCTGAAACCTGAAACTTTTGAACTTGAAACATCAAACCTAAAACAAAACAAACAAAATTTGTTATTTTAGCATTCAAAACAAAAACACATGACTTTTCAAAATACACGCGAATTTGCGAAACAACTTGACGCACAAGACGCATTAAACCACTATCAGGATCAATTTATTTTTCCAAAAGTTAATGATAAACGAGTAATTTACTTTACCGGAAACTCATTGGGATTACAGCCAAAACGCACCAAAGCTTATATAGATGAGGTAATGAATGATTGGGCAGAACTGGCGGTTGAAGGTCATTTTTATGCCGAAAAGCCATGGTGGGATTATCAGGAAAGATTTGCTGAACCATTAAGTAAAATTGTTGGAGCACTTCCGTCAGAAGTTACGGTTATGAATACTTTGACAGTAAATCTTCATTTATTGATGGTTTCTTTCTATCAGCCAACAAAAACCAGATATAAAATTATCTGCGAAGAAAAAGCTTTTCCTTCAGATCAATATATGTTTCAGAGCCAGGTGAATTTTCATGGTTATAAACCGGAAGATGCGATTGTAGAAATTAAACGCAGAGAAGGAGAACACAATATTCGTTTAGAAGATGTTTTAGCCAAAATTGAAGAAGTTGGCGATGAACTGGCTTTGGTTTTAATTGGCGGTGTAAACTATTATACCGGACAGGTTTTTGACATAAAAACCATAACTGCAGCCGGACAAAAAGCGGGTGCAAAAGTTGGCTGGGATTTAGCGCACGCTGCCGGAAATATTAAATTAGAACTACACGAGTGGAATGTCGATTTTGCTGCCTGGTGCAGTTATAAATATATGAACTCCGGACCGGGAAATGCTTCTGGCTGTTTTGTTCACGAAAAACACCACAATTCTGATCTTCCAAGATTTGCAGGCTGGTGGGGACATAACAAAGAACGTCGTTTTAAAATGGAACCCAACTTTGATCCGGTACATGGAGCAGACGGCTGGCAGATTAGTAATCTCCCTGTTTTATCTTTAGCACCATATTTAGCTTCTGTAGAAATGTTTGCCGAGGTTGGAATGGATGCTTTAATTGCAAAACGAGATCATATTACTTCATATTTAGAATTTATTCTTCATGAAATTGATAAAGAAGTCAAAAGCACTTTTGAAATCATTACACCTTCAAATCCTGCAGAAAGAGCATCACAGTTATCCGTTTTTCTTCATGGAGAAGGAAGAAGCTTATTCGATTATTTAATGAAAAACGGAGTAATTACAGACTGGCGTGAACCAAACGTAATTCGTCTGGCGCCGGTTCCTTTATATTGTTCTTATGAAGATATGTACGACTTTGGACAAATTCTGAAAAAAGGAATTTTAGGTAAGTAATGTTGTTTCACGCAGATTTAAAAAGATTAAGCAGATTTGCAAAACTATTAATGCTGGAATATTAATTGCTTCCAGCTTGCTGGAGGAGCTTTAGAGTGTATTAAAAAGGCTTTAGCCCAAACGCATCGTTTGGGCTAAAGCCTTTTTTGTACCTCTGCGAAAATAGAAAAATAAAAAAATCTGTTCCATCTCCAAAATCCGGGTGAAACAAAACCTGAAAAGATTTTAATTTTATAAACTTTCAAAAAAATTCTGTAATAAACAAAATAACAGATATTCCGTATTTTGTAGTGTATAATTTTAAAAACCACGATCATGAAAGGCTTATATGTTTTATTAGCAGCGATACTTTTAACTTCTTGTCAAAATCAAAGTAAAGAAGATATCAATAAAGCCAAACAAGCCAGCATTGATTCAATGAAAGT
This portion of the Flavobacterium gelatinilyticum genome encodes:
- a CDS encoding DUF3857 domain-containing protein; this encodes MKFLNLKLLVLILLFTVKAQSQQYELGKVTIAELEEKVHPKDSSAPAAILFKTGKTIFTYSAERGFEANNVYEFKIKIYKTEGLKWADQKVSYYVGYDFLSDDVVKFSNAITYNLENGQIVKTKLNSEGNFKNKINKYWNQAAITLPNVKAGSVIEFKYVLKSENLTRLPDFEFQYDVPVNYFRYETEIPEFFIYKTLLVGNLKIESKADVVSGKQLYSSGYKQINSVFSAADIPALQKERFVDNIENYRGAVQNELERKRFPGKPVVNYTTSWEEVAKTIYKNDSFGRELKERNYFDEDLKAVLQNTNSQSEKLNAVFNFVQNRMNWNKERGYYVDKGVKKAYQAQTGNTAEINFILIAMLKAAGITVHPVLVSTVENGIPVFPNRTVFNYVIAGAQIEGKKILLDAASKFTTPGILPLNLLNWKGRLIKEDGSSEEIEMTTAAPSKEIHTLMVTVNPQQKIEGSVKVRRTDYAALSFREKNVGNEDSYLEKLENDLNKIEISDYKVENKNEDLSKSVLESFEFKSDNSYDIIGNKIYLKPILFYTDRHNPFKQEERQMAIYFGYPLHRSYNVFFDLPKDYEVESLPKAIKISTENKGTSYTMNMAALEKRIQIMVTVEINNPIFAASEYDMLKEFFQKIIESQNEKIVLKRI
- a CDS encoding nucleotide pyrophosphohydrolase; this encodes MDLKNAQLDVDTWIKEHGVRYFNELTNMAQLTEEVGEVARIIARRYGEQSEKESDKNKDLGEELADVVFVVLCLANQTGIDLQAAFDKKMDLKSVRDKDRHKNNDKLK
- the aroA gene encoding 3-phosphoshikimate 1-carboxyvinyltransferase, with product MNLKLSTNSIFTIDDSQLNITGSKSETNRLLLLKALFPNITLANTSNSDDSEVMQKALIGNDEIVDIHHAGTAMRFLTAYFAVNEGREVVMTGSSRMQERPIKILVEALSQLGVEISYEKEAGYPPIRIKGKKVTASKVKLAADVSSQYISALLLVASKLENGLELTLEGEVTSIPYIKMTLALLNDLDIQTSFEGNVIKVYPKEAVQSKEMVVESDWSSASYFFSLAALSDAAKITLSSYKENSLQGDSELVSLYEKMGVKTTFQNNKMTLEKVAGFKYEDVNFDLNNTPDIAQTIVVTCLGLGIGCHLTGLHTLKIKETDRLEALKTELTKLGANISVTNESLTLVRSENINPDVKIGTYNDHRMAMAFAPLAIKVPIIIEDAGVVSKSYPDFWNDLKALNFQISEL
- the queA gene encoding tRNA preQ1(34) S-adenosylmethionine ribosyltransferase-isomerase QueA, encoding MKLSHFNFNLPKELLAEFPAENRDESRLMVIDRKKNTIEHKMFKDVINYFDDGDVLILNNTKVFPARLYGNKEKTGARIEVFLLRELNSEQRLWDVLVDPARKIRIGNKLYFGDDDSLVAEVIDNTTSRGRTLRFLYDGSYEEFRNKLTELGETPIPKYINRDVTPEDAERYQTIYAKEEGAVAAPTAGLHFSKHLLKKLEIKGVNFAEVTLHVGLGTFNPVEVEDLSKHKMDSEELIITQKACDIVNEGKAKKKRICAVGTTSMRAIESSVSSANTLNPYEGWTNKFIFPPHDFSIANCMITNFHTPKSTLLMMISAFCGHDLMKKAYEEAIKEGYKFYSYGDAMLIL
- the kynU gene encoding kynureninase; the protein is MTFQNTREFAKQLDAQDALNHYQDQFIFPKVNDKRVIYFTGNSLGLQPKRTKAYIDEVMNDWAELAVEGHFYAEKPWWDYQERFAEPLSKIVGALPSEVTVMNTLTVNLHLLMVSFYQPTKTRYKIICEEKAFPSDQYMFQSQVNFHGYKPEDAIVEIKRREGEHNIRLEDVLAKIEEVGDELALVLIGGVNYYTGQVFDIKTITAAGQKAGAKVGWDLAHAAGNIKLELHEWNVDFAAWCSYKYMNSGPGNASGCFVHEKHHNSDLPRFAGWWGHNKERRFKMEPNFDPVHGADGWQISNLPVLSLAPYLASVEMFAEVGMDALIAKRDHITSYLEFILHEIDKEVKSTFEIITPSNPAERASQLSVFLHGEGRSLFDYLMKNGVITDWREPNVIRLAPVPLYCSYEDMYDFGQILKKGILGK